One part of the Entelurus aequoreus isolate RoL-2023_Sb linkage group LG05, RoL_Eaeq_v1.1, whole genome shotgun sequence genome encodes these proteins:
- the LOC133649532 gene encoding regulator of G-protein signaling 21-like encodes MWKTPGRFSLTGRWCCFPQDPLEDLDAWTESVDKVLACKTGQAAFRDFLRSEHSEENLQFWLACEDYKKIKSVPEMITCANRIYSEFVQTEAPRQINIDCHTREKISSNICQPSLTSFDAAQKLIYCLMSRDCYPRFLTSDIYAALLRRSEATHCWSLACKDAPGPRLAHHLRPEPFQADLEPVATHRLGEMRLTGDSQQGRGSPKRIPATERPSETRPDCADPARLPLNGFTPC; translated from the exons ATGTGGAAAACACCCGGGAGGTTTTCCCTGACT GGTAGATGGTGCTGCTTCCCCCAGGACCCGCTTGAGGACCTGGACGCCTGGACCGAGTCGGTGGACAAAGTCCTGGCCTGTAAAA CCGGTCAGGCGGCCTTCAGGGACTTCCTGAGGTCGGAGCACAGCGAGGAGAACCTGCAGTTCTGGCTGGCATGCGAGGACTACAAGAAGATCAAGTCCGTCCCGGAGATGATCACCTGTGCCAACAGGATCTACTCGGAGTTTGTCCAGACCGAAGCACCCAGACAG ATCAACATTGACTGTCACACCAGGGAGAAGATCAGCAGCAACATCTGTCAGCCCAGCCTCACTTCCTTTGACGCCGCACAGAAGCTCATCTACTGCCTGATGAGCAGAGACTGCTACCCTCGCTTCCTCACCTCGGACATCTACGCAGCTCTGCTCAGGAGAAGTGAGGCCACTCACTGCTG GAGTCTGGCGTGTAAGGACGCGCCGGGCCCCCGACTCGCGCACCACCTTCGTCCCGAGCCTTTCCAAGCCGACCTAGAGCCGGTCGCGACGCACCGCTTGGGGGAAATGCGACTGACGGGGGACAGCCAGCAAGGGCGAGGGTCCCCGAAAAGGATCCCCGCCACCGAGCGGCCGTCCGAAACCCGCCCAGACTGCGCGGACCCCGCCCGTTTACCTCTCAACGGTTTCACGCCCTGTTGA